Proteins encoded together in one Lathyrus oleraceus cultivar Zhongwan6 chromosome 5, CAAS_Psat_ZW6_1.0, whole genome shotgun sequence window:
- the LOC127084276 gene encoding microtubule-destabilizing protein 60, producing MERQNTKSSYKFVKNTSPSSSQWSSTDSKGTAKDVLKERFNDKTKASRKSPTKENTKPQEFKLHTQERAVKRAIFNYGVTTKLYLMELQKRQEEKLMKIIEEEEIRLLRKEMVPRAQLMPYFDKPFSPQRSSKTVQRESCIHMLSSKCWSCSSGNGFYNMHQHGHQALNNPIK from the exons ATGGAGAGACAAAACACTAAATCTTCTTATAAG TTTGTCAAGAACACTTCACCTTCTTCTTCTCAATGGAGTAGTACTGATTCTAAGGGAACG GCAAAAGATGTACTCAAAGAAAGGTTTAATGACAAGACTAAG GCTTCAAGAAAATCTCCTACCAAAGAAAATACTAAACCACAAGAATTCAAACTCCACACACAAGAAAGAGCTGTCAAACGTGCAATATTCAACTATGGA GTGACAACTAAATTGTATCTTATGGAATTGCAAAAGAGACAAGAGGAGAAGTTGATGAAG ATTATTGAAGAGGAAGAAATACGTTTGCTAAGGAAGGAAATGGTTCCAAGAGCTCAATTAATGCCTTATTTTGATAAGCCATTTTCACCACAAAG ATCAAGCAAAACAGTTCAAAGAGAATCATGCATCCATATGCTGAGTAGCAAGTGCTGGAGTTGCAGCTCTGGCAATGGATTCTACAACATGCACCAACATGGTCATCAAGCTCTTAACAATCCTATCAAATAG